TTACGCAATATTTTCAGGTAGTCCGCGAGATTCCTGTTTGCAAGCGGTTCGCCGATAGTATGGAGTGAACTGATGTTGATTCTTAATTTCGAGAGCTTGTCCGTAATAGATTCGAAAAGATCCGGATCCATAAGACCTTTGGGTCTGGTGGAGAGTGACGTCCGGCACATGGCACAATCGATGTTGCAGGTATTGTTGATCTCCAGCACAATTTCCCGGGGCACAGGGATCGGCTTTGTCGGATCGCCCAGAGGGACTGTCTGCTTCAGATATTCCCGGAGATTCAGGTTTTCGAGACTTTCTATAATATCCGCAATCCTGTTGAGGTTTGCCTGCTTTCTCGTGTTGTATCGGGCATAGTATCGATACCATCGAGTAAAGTAGAATCTTTCTTTGACAGGTCTCGGGACGATTTTTTTTATCAGTTGCAGCAAGCCGTTCCCCATTCTCATGGAAATCAGGCACGAAACATGATTGATTCGATTTTGTATTGATGAAGAATAGGGGAGAGAGACTCCTGCAAAGTTATCCCTGAATGGATTATGTCGTTAGCTCAGGTTCGAATTGAAGCATCAGCCTTATCAACTGACGTGGTGGTCTTGGCATCGCGGGTACAGCCACGGTAGGGGCAGGTCTCGTGCCTGCCCACCCGGAATGACCGGCACGGAGGCCGGTCACTACCGGGCACCCACGAGGGATGCCCCTACCTGATTCGCATTGGCCTTCATTCGCCGGACCAGGAAGGTCTTTGCCAGAAATCTTAGACTGACTCTCTGCTGAACTAAGGACACAGTCCTTCTCCGAGTTTTCTTCATAGCGTCATCGTATCACAGGCGAAACGATCGCCAAAATAGCATACGAAATTAATGGAATCCAAGCTGAATCGAATGTTCTCAGGATGGCGGGTTGAGTAGAGTGCGGCAGAAATCCTGAATCGAAGCCATTACGTCAAGAAATGCGTCCAAGTCCTCTGGTTTGCGATAGAAAAGACTGGCTCCTAGTTCAAAGCTGATCCGGGCATCGCTTTCCGCGTCCGAAGTAGTCAGCACAATGACAGGAATATCTGAGGTGGCGGGGACCTTCCGTATCTCAGCCAGGACTTCGCGTCCGTTTTTTCTCGGAAGATTCAGATCCAATATAACCAGATGCGGCTTGACGGCTTCGGCGTAATCGCCTCTCCGGAACAGGTAATTCAGCGCTTCTTCACCATGACGTGCCACACGCAGGTTGATTTTGATCTCCCACGTCAGGATTGCCTGTCGCATCATGTGAATGTCCACAGG
The sequence above is a segment of the Desulfomonile tiedjei DSM 6799 genome. Coding sequences within it:
- a CDS encoding response regulator — encoded protein: MTMDFPQADTDTLEILVVEDNPVDIHMMRQAILTWEIKINLRVARHGEEALNYLFRRGDYAEAVKPHLVILDLNLPRKNGREVLAEIRKVPATSDIPVIVLTTSDAESDARISFELGASLFYRKPEDLDAFLDVMASIQDFCRTLLNPPS